A DNA window from Pongo abelii isolate AG06213 chromosome 2, NHGRI_mPonAbe1-v2.0_pri, whole genome shotgun sequence contains the following coding sequences:
- the GOLGA4 gene encoding golgin subfamily A member 4 isoform X17 yields MFKKLKQKISEEQQQLQQALAPAQASSNSSTPTRTRSRTSSFTEQLDEGTPNRENASTHASKSPDSVNGSEPSIPQLVTAYQMLQREKKKLQGILSQSQDKSLRRIAELREELQMDQQAKKHLQEEFDASLEEKDQYISVLQTQVSLLKQRLRNGPMNVDVLKPLPQLEPQAEVFTKEENPESDVEPVVEDGTSAKTLETLQQRVKRQENLLKRCKETIQSHKEQCTLLTSEKEALQEQLDERLQELEKIKDLHMAEKTKLITQLRDAKNLIEQLEQDKGMVIAETKRQMHETLEMKEEEIVQLRSRIKQMTTQGEELREQKEKSERAAFEELEKALSTAQKTEEARRKLKAEMDEQIKTIEKTSEEERISLQQELSRVKQEVVDVMKKSSEEQIAKLQKLHEKELARKEQELTKKLQTREREFQEQMKVALEKSQSEYLKISQEKEQQASLALEELELQKKAILTKSENKLQDLQQEAETYRTRILELESSLEKSLQENKNQSKDLAVHLEAEKNKHNKEITVMVEKHKTELESLKHQQDALWTEKLQVLKQQYQTEMEKLREKCEQEKETLLKDKEIIFQAHIEEMNEKTLEKLDVKQTELESLSSELSEVLKARHKLEEELSLLKDQTDKMKQELEAKMDEQKNHHQQQVDSIIKEHEVSIQRTEKALKDQINQLELLLKERDKHLKEHQAHVENLEADIKRSEGELQQVSAKLDVFQSYQSATHEQTKAYEERLAQLQQKLLDLETERILLTKQVAEVEAQKKDVCTELDAHKIQVQDLMQQLEKQNSEMEQKVKSLTQVYESKLEDSNKEQEQTKQILVEKENMILQMREGQKKEIEILTQKLSAKEDSIHILNEEYETKFKNQEKKMEKVKQKAKEMQETLKKKLLDQEAKLKKELENTALELSQKEKQFNAKMLEMAQADSAGISDAVSRLETNQKEQIESLTEVHQRELNDVISIWEKKLNQQAEELQEIHEIQLQEKEQEVAELKQKILLFGCEKEEMNKEITWLKEEGVKQDTTLNELQEQLKQKSAHVNSLAQDETKLKAHLEKLEVDLNKSLKENTFLQEQLVELKMLAEEDKRKVSELTSKLKTTDEEFQSLKSSHERSNKSLEDKSLEFKKLSEELAIQLDICCKKTEALLEAKTSELINISSSKTNAILSRISHCQHHTTKVKEALLIKTCTVSELEAQLRQLTEEQNTLNISFQQATHQLEEKENQIKSMKADIESLVTEKEALQKEGGNQQQAASEKESCITQLKKELSENINAVTLMKEELKEKKIEISSLSKQLTDLNVQLQNSISLSEKEATISSLRKQYDEEKCELLDQVQDLSLKVDTLSKEKISALEQVDHWSNKFSEWKKKAQSRFTQHQNTVKELQIQLELKSKEAHEKDEQINLLKEDLDRQNKRFDCLKGEMEDKKSKMEKKESNLETELKTQTARIMELEDHITQKTIEIESLNEVFKNYNQQKDVEHKELVQKLQHFQDLGEEKDNRVKEAEEKILTLENQVYSMKAELETKKKELEHVNISVKSKEEELKTLEDRLESESAAKLAELKKKAEQKIAAIKKQLLSQMEEKEEQYKKGTESHLSELNTKLQEREREVHILEEKLKSVESSQSETLIVPRSAKNVAACTEQEEADSQGCVQQTYEEKISVLQRNLSEKEKLLQRVGQEKEETVSSHFEMRCKYQELLIKLEHAEAKQHENQVMIGHLQEELEEKNKKYSLIVAQHVEEEGGKNNIQAKQNLENVFDDVQKTLQEKELTCQILEQKIKELDSCLVRQKEVHRVEMEELTSKYEKLQALQQMGGRNKPTELLEENTEEKSKSHLVQPKLLSTMEAQHNDLEFKLAGAEREKQKLGKEIVRLQKDLRMLRKEHQQELEILKKEYEQEREEKIKQEQEDLELKHNSTLKQLMREFNTQLAQKEQELEMTIKETINKAQEVEAELLESHQEETNQLLKKIAEKDDDLKRTAKRYEEILDAREEEMTAKVMDLQTQLEELQKKYQQKLEQEENPGNDNVTIMELQTQLAQKTTLISDSKLKEQEFREQIHNLEDRLKKYEKNVYATTVGTPYKGGNLYHTDVSLFGEPTEFEYLRKVLFEYMMGRETKTMAKVITTVLKFPDDQTQKILEREDARLMFTSPRSGIF; encoded by the exons GAGCTCCAAATGGACCAGCAGGCAAAGAAACATCTCCAAGAGGAGTTTGATGCCTCTTTAGAGGAGAAAGATCAGTATATCAGTGTTCTCCAAACTcag GTTTCTCTGCTGAAACAACGATTACGAAATGGCCCGATGAATGTTGATGTACTAAAACCACTTCctcagctggaaccacaggctgAAGTCTTCACTAAAGAAGAGAATCCAGAGAGTGATGTAGAGCCAGTAG TGGAAGATGGAACTTCTGCTAAAACACTGGAAACACTCCAGCAAAGAGTTAAGCGTCAAGAGAACCTACTTAAGCGTTGTAAGGAAACAATTCAGTCACATAAGGAACAATGTACACTATTAACTAGTGAAAAAGAAGCTCTGCAAGAACAACTGGATGAAAGACTTCAAGAACTAGAAAAGATAAAG gacCTTCATATGGCCGAGAAGACTAAACTTATCACTCAGTTGCGTGATGCAAAGAACTTAATTGAACAGCTTGAACAAGATAAG GGAATGGTAATCGCAGAGACAAAACGTCAGATGCATGAAACCCTggaaatgaaagaagaagaaattgttCAGCTCCGTAGTCGCATCAAACAGATGACTACCCAGGGAGAGGAATTAcgggaacagaaagaaaagtccGAAAGAGCTG CTTTTGAGGAACTTGAAAAAGCTTTGAGTACAGCCCAAAAAACAGAGGAAGCACGGAGAAAACTGAAGGCAGAAATGgatgaacaaataaaaactatCGAAAAAACAAGTGAGGAGGAACGCATCAGTCTTCAACAGGAATTAAGTCGGGTGAAACAGGAGGTTGTTGATGTAATGAAA AAATCCTCAGAAGAACAAATTGCTAAGCTACAGAAGCTTCATGAAAAGGAGCTGGCCAGAAAAGAGCAGGAACTGACCAAGAAGCTTCAGACCCGAGAAAGGGAATTTCAGGAGCAAATGAAAGTAGCTCTt GAAAAGAGTCAATCAGAATATTTGAAGATCAGCCAAGAAAAAGAACAGCAAGCATCTTTGGCCCTAGAAGAGTTAGAGTTACAGAAAAAAGCAATCCtcacaaaaagtgaaaataaacttCAGGACCTTCAGCAAGAAGCAGAGACTTACAGAACT AGAATTCTTGAATTGGAAAGTTCTTTGGAAAAAAgcttacaagaaaacaaaaatcagtcaAAAGATTTGGCTGTTCATCTGGAAGCTGAAAAAAATAAGCACAATAAGGAGATTACAGTCATGGTTGAAAAACACAAGACAGAATTGGAAAGCCTTAAGCATCAGCAGGATGCCCTTTGGACCGAAAAACTCCAAGTCTTAAAGCAACAATATCAGACTGAAATGGAAAAACTTAGGGAAAAGtgtgaacaagaaaaagaaacattgttgaaagacaaAGAGATTATCTTCCAGGCCCAcatagaagaaatgaatgaaaagactTTAGAAAAGCTTGATGTGAAGCAAACAGAACTAGAATCATTATCTTCTGAACTGTCAGAAGTATTAAAAGCCCGTCACAAACTAGAAGAGGAACTTTCTCTTCTGAAAGATCAAACAGATAAAATGAAGCAGGAATTAGAGGCCAAGATGGATGAACAGAAAAATCATCACCAGCAGCAAGTTGACAGTATCATTAAAGAACATGAGGTATCTATCCAGAGGACTGAGAAGGCATTAAAAGATCAAATTAATCAACTTGAGCTTCTCTTGAAGGAAAGGGACAAGCATTTGAAAGAGCATCAGGCTCATGTAGAAAATTTAGAGGCAGATATTAAAAGGTCTGAAGGGGAACTCCAGCAGGTGTCTGCTAAGCTGGATGTTTTTCAGTCTTACCAGAGTGCCACACATGAGCAGACAAAAGCATATGAGGAACGGTTGGCCCAATTGCAGCAGAAGTTGTTGGATTTGGAAACAGAAAGAATTCTTCTTACCAAACAGGTTGCTGAAGTTGAAGCACAAAAGAAAGATGTTTGTACTGAGTTAGATGCTCACAAAATCCAGGTGCAGGACTTAATGCAGcaacttgaaaaacaaaatagtgaAATGGAGcaaaaagtaaaatctttaaCCCAAGTCTATGAGTCCAAACTTGAAGATAGTAACAAAGAACAGGAACAGACAAAGCAAATCttagtggaaaaggaaaatatgattttacaaatgagagaaggacagaagaaagaaattgagatACTCACACAGAAATTGTCAGCCAAGGAGGACAGTATTCATATTTTGAATGAGGAATatgaaaccaaatttaaaaaccaagaaaaaaagatggaaaaagttaagcagaaagcaaaggagatgcaagaaacattaaagaaaaaattactggATCAGGAAGCCAAACTTAAGAAAGAGCTTGAAAATACTGCTCTAGAGCTtagtcagaaagaaaaacaatttaatgcCAAAATGCTGGAAATGGCACAGGCTGACTCAGCTGGAATCAGTGATGCAGTGTCAAGACTGGAAACAAACCAAAAGGAACAAATAGAAAGTCTTACTGAGGTTCATCAACGAGAACTCAATGATGTCATATCAATCTGGGAAAAGAAACTTAATCAGCAAGCTGAAGAACTTCAGGAAATACATGAAATCCAATTACAGGAAAAAGAACAAGAGGTAGCAGAGCTGAAACAAAAGATCCTCCTATTTGGGTGTGAAAAAGAAGAGATGAACAAGGAAATAACATGGCTGAAGGAAGAAGGCGTTAAGCAGGATACAACATTAAATGAATTACAGGAACAGTTAAAGCAGAAGTCTGCCCATGTGAATTCTCTTGCACAAGATGAAACTAAACTGAAAGCTCATCTTGAAAAGCTGGAGGTTGACTTGAATAAGTCTCTGAAGGAAAATACTTTTCTTCAAGAGCAGCTAGTTGAACTGAAGATGCTGGCAGAAGAAGATAAGCGGAAGGTTTCTGAGTTGACTAGCAAGTTGAAAACCACAGATGAAGAATTCCAGAGTTTGAAATCTTCACATGAAAGAAGTAACAAAAGCCTAGAGGACAAGAGCTTGGAATTTAAAAAGCTGTCTGAGGAACTAGCGATTCAGCTGGATATTTGCTGTAAGAAAACCGAAGCCTTATTAGAAGCTAAAACAAGTGAGCTAATCAACATTAGTAGTAGTAAAACTAATGCCATTCTCTCTAGGATTTCTCATTGTCAGCACCATACAACTAAAGTTAAGGAGGCACTGTTAATTAAAACTTGCACAGTTTCTGAATTAGAAGCACAACTTAGACAGTTGACAGAGGAGCAAAATAcactaaatatttcttttcaacaGGCTACTCATCagttagaagaaaaagaaaatcaaattaagAGCATGAAGGCTGATATTGAAAGTCTTGTAACAGAAAAAGAAGCCTTACAGAAGGAAGGAGGCAATCAGCAACAGGCTGCTTCTGAAAAGGAGTCTTGTATAACACAGTTGAAGAAAGAGTTATCTGAAAACATCAATGCTGTCACATTGATGAAAGaagagcttaaagaaaaaaaaattgagattagCAGTCTTAGTAAACAACTAACTGATTTGAATGTTCAGCTTCAAAATAGTATCAGCCTATCGGAAAAAGAAGCAACCATTTCATCACTAAGAAAGCAATAtgatgaagaaaaatgtgaattGCTGGATCAGGTGCAAGATTTATCTTTGAAAGTTGACACTCTGAGTAAAGAGAAAATTTCTGCTCTTGAGCAGGTAGATCACTGGTCCAATAAATTCTCAGAATGGAAGAAGAAAGCACAGTCAAGATTTACACAGCATCAAAACACTGTTAAAGAATTGCAGATCCAGCTTGAGTTAAAATCAAAGGAAGCTCATGAAAAGGATGAGCAGATAAATTTATTGAAGGAAGACCTTGATCGGCAAAATAAAAGATTTGATTGTTTAAAGGGTGAAATGGAAGACAAGAAGAGCAAGATGGAGAAAAAGGAGTCTAATTTAGAAACAGAGTTAAAGACTCAAACAGCAAGAATTATGGAATTAGAGGACCATATTACCCAGAAAACTATTGAAATAGAGTCCttaaatgaagtttttaaaaattacaatcaaCAAAAGGATGTTGAACACAAAGAATTGGTTCAGAAACTTCAACATTTTCAAGATTTAGGAGAAGAAAAGGACAACAGGGTTAAAGAAGCTGAAGAAAAAATCTTAACACTTGAAAACCAAGTTTATTCCATGAAAGCTGAACTTGAAActaagaagaaagaattagaacATGTGAATATAAGTGTGAAAAGCAAAGAGGAGGAGTTAAAGACATTGGAAGATAGGCTTGAGTCAGAAAGTGCTGCAAAATTAGCAGAGTTGaagaaaaaagctgaacaaaaAATTGCTGCCATTAAGAAGCAGTTGTTATCTCaaatggaagagaaagaagaacagTATAAAAAAGGTACAGAGAGCCATTTGAGTGAGCTAAATACAAAATtgcaggaaagagaaagggaagttcACATCTTGGAAGAAAAACTTAAGTCAGTGGAAAGTTCACAATCAGAAACATTAATTGTACCCAGATCAGCAAAAAATGTGGCAGCATGTACTGAACAAGAAGAAGCAGATTCCCAAGGCTGTGTGCAGCAGACATATGAAGAAAAAATCAGTGTTTTACAAAGAAACTtgagtgaaaaagaaaagctattgCAGAGGGTAGGgcaggaaaaagaagagacagTTTCTTCTCATTTTGAAATGCGATGCAAATACCAGGAGCTCTTAATAAAGCTAGAACATGCTGAGGCAAAGCAACATGAAAATCAAGTTATGATAGGTCATCTTCAAGAAGagcttgaagaaaaaaacaagaaatattccTTGATAGTAGCCCAGCATGTGGAAGAAGAAGGAGGTAAAAATAACATACAGGCAAAGCAAAACTTGGAAAATGTGTTTGACGATGTCCAGAAAACCCTCCAGGAGAAGGAACTAACCTGTCAGATCTTGGAGCAGAAGATAAAAGAGCTGGATTCCTGCTTAGTAAGACAGAAAGAAGTACATAGAGTTGAAATGGAAGAGttgacttcaaaatatgaaaaattacagGCTTTACAACAGATGGGTGGAAGAAATAAACCCACAGAACTTTTGgaagaaaacactgaagaaaagtCCAAATCACATTTGGTCCAACCCAAATTGCTTAGTACCATGGAAGCCCAGCACAATGATCTGGAGTTTAAATTAGCAGGGGCAGAACGGGAGAAACAGAAACTGGGCAAGGAGATTGTTAGATTGCAGAAAGACCTTCGAATGTTGAGAAAGGAGCATCAGCAAGAATTGGAAATACTAAAGAAAGAATATGaacaagaaagggaagagaaaatcaA ACAGGAGCAGGAAGATCTTGAACTGAAGCACAATTCCACATTAAAACAGCTGATGAGGGAGTTTAATACACAGCTGGCACAAAAGGAACAAGAGCTGGAAATGACcataaaagaaactatca ataaggcccaggaggtggaggctgaactTTTAGAAAGCCATCAAGAAGAGACAAATCAGTTACTTAAAAAAATTGCCGAGAAAGATGATGATCTAAAACGAACAGCCAAAAGATATGAAGAAATCCTTGAT gcTCGTGAAGAAGAAATGACTGCAAAAGTAATGGACCTGCAGACTCAACTTGAGGAGCTGCAGAAGAAATACCAGCAAAAGCTAGAGCAGGAGGAGAACCCTGGCAATGATAAT gTAACAATTATGGAGCTACAG ACACAGCTAGCACAGAAGACGACTTTAATCAGTGATTCGAAATTGAAAGAGCAAGAGTTCAGAGAACAG ATTCACAATTTAGAAGACCGTTTGAAGAaatatgaaaagaatgtatatgcaACAACTGTGGGGACACCTTACAAAG